TCAGTTAAATGTTAAGTAATAATGtcagattttattaaatgtatcctTTTTGTTTCCACAGAAGCTGCTCACGCCTCCTTCTGCCGTACATACCGGCAACGAAGAGTTCTCATCCGGTAACCTGGGATTCATTCATGCGTTTGTGGCTGCCATTTCTGTTATCATTGTGTCGGAGCTGGGAGATAAGACGTTCTTCATTGCTGCAATCATGGCCATGCGCTATAATCGCCTGACGGTGCTGGCTGGGGCGATGCTTGCTTTGGGTCTGATGACCTGTTTAtcaggtgattttttttaatttttttattttttaacctttcctgTTTGAAAATtggtttaatacaaatattagcATTTAAATGTTCTGTTCGTATTCCATACACCCCACCAGTGAAGAAAGTACTTTGTATGtcctttaacatgcattcttctccTGCTTAAACAAGTTCTGCAGTTATATTCATTTCCTTTTGAACCAGAGCCCCTCATCTCCATCTTTCTCATTCATTATTTTCCCCCAttataaagtaacatttttgaatttgttttagttttgtttgGATATGCCACCACAGTCATTCCCAGAATCTACACGTATTACGTGTCAACCGCACTCTTTGCAATATTCGGTATTCGAATGTTAAGAGAGGGCTTAAAAATGAGTCCGGATGAAGGTCAAGAAGAACTTGAGGAAGTTCAAGCAGAAATCAAAAGAAAAGATGAAGAAGTAAGTCTTAAAGGATAGTACCCTTTTCTCTGTGTTTTGCATAAATACACCATCAGTCCTGTTAATAAAGCATCTCCCAGAGTGTAATAAACACATATCCTGAAGCAAAACACTGACTGTTGGAAGTTTCCGCTAACAGATATGCTCTATGAATAAGTCTTACGCGGAATGGGTGTGCCCCAAGGTTAATCAATGTTAAATGCTAGCATCCTAACATAGGAAAACCCATTGTACCTATTAGCAGTAATTCATGTTCTGTCTTCCAAGCTAAAATACAGATTCCCTCATTCACTTCCCATAATGTGACTATTTTTGACTCTGCGACTGGGCCTCATCCTTAGCTTTCTTCTGCAGGCTCATGTGCAAGCAGACACATTTAACCACGGGGGTCTCGTCAAGTAACATGAGGTTACCCCACTGTGTTCCTGGCTCCCTGAGCTGGTACAAAATTGTTTCAAAGTGCTTTACTGGCCCTGTGTgacaccccctgatgagtgccCCCCCTCAAGTACAGCAGTAACTAATGCATATAATGCATCTTAgtgtaaaagtatatatttttgtaatttcttaCCCTCCTTTTCCTTATTTAGCTATGGCAAAGTACAAACATTAATGCTCTTCAATTAGTTGGTcgctacattttcttttaatacctGTTATCCCCCAGAATGCTGCTACTAACTCGCGAATACCAAGTAACACTTGTTTCCTGATAAGAAAGCCGGCGTGTATCAATTAATTTGTTTTGCAGGACGCTAAATGAATGCATCTTATATATTGTGCTGATGTCCCATCGCACCCGTGTTATTTAACTTTCCTCCTTCGCGGCAGAACACTTTGTTAAAGAATTTTATCCCTGTTTACACAGCGAGTTACTGCTTTTTTCTTAATAGCTCCAGCGATCTAAGCTACTAAATGGACCGTCGGATTTGGAAAGTGGCGGAGGGCCTACCGTACCCAAGAAGAGGTGGATGCAGTTTATTTCTCCGATATTTGTGCAAGCATTCACCTTAACGTTCCTGGCAGAATGGGGAGACCGCTCTCAGCTCACAACTATTGTTTTGGCAGCCAGAGAGGTGAGAGCGCAATGTACTGGTCTTTTCGGGTAGAAAACTAAcaaattttattctttttggtatGGTTTTATTTATCTGTGTTTTCTGGTGAAGGTTTCAGGTAGCACTTTAACCGTAacatatattaaccctaaaatgTCCATAgtctttttatgtgtttgtttgAAATGTTAAATTAC
The DNA window shown above is from Spea bombifrons isolate aSpeBom1 chromosome 1, aSpeBom1.2.pri, whole genome shotgun sequence and carries:
- the TMEM165 gene encoding transmembrane protein 165, with the translated sequence MSSPPWLPLVAVCLLQIASLALAIQEDDGTHRNREPPLPQRPEPPVRVEKLLTPPSAVHTGNEEFSSGNLGFIHAFVAAISVIIVSELGDKTFFIAAIMAMRYNRLTVLAGAMLALGLMTCLSVLFGYATTVIPRIYTYYVSTALFAIFGIRMLREGLKMSPDEGQEELEEVQAEIKRKDEELQRSKLLNGPSDLESGGGPTVPKKRWMQFISPIFVQAFTLTFLAEWGDRSQLTTIVLAAREDPFGVAVGGTIGHCLCTGLAVIGGRMIAQKISVRTVTIIGGIVFLAFAFSALFISPDSGF